From the Emys orbicularis isolate rEmyOrb1 chromosome 19, rEmyOrb1.hap1, whole genome shotgun sequence genome, the window GTTCATGTGCAGCTCAACAACAATACAACCCCAGGCCAGGCGCTGGTGGTCGAGATCATCCTCACCTTCCAGCTGGCGATGTGCATCTTTGCCTCCACGGATAAACGCCGTACCGACGTCATAGGCTCCCCAGCATTGTCCATCGGCCTGTCGGTCACCCTGGGTCACCTGGTTGGGGTGAGTGTCTGGGTCGCTGGGCAGGAGAGCTGGCCATGGGAGAAGCTCCCAGATACTCTCATCCCAACTTCtcccagtagggggcgctgtaaGTAGCAGGGCTGAAGGGCAGGCTATGGGGAGGATGTAGGGAGTAGGGCAGGAGCACTgactgtggggggaagcccccagTTACTCCAGTCACACCTGGAGCGATGCCCCAGTCGCAGAAGGACTAGACCGAAGGGAAATGTGATCAGCCTTAATTCCCGTGTCCCTTTACAGATCTACTTCACCGGCTGCTCCATGAACCCAGCCCGATCCTTTGCACCTGCCGTCGTAGTGACAAGATTCAGCACTGCTCATTGGGTAAGAATCCCCCACCAGTAACAGTGGCTCACAGCATGGTGGAGAAGAGCTAGGGGTCTGCAGCAAACTGGTTGCTGgttggcaggggctgagccactGGTCGTTGGCAGCTCAAGAGCGAGGGAGGTCAGGGCTGAGGAAGCGAGGGGTGTGTTTGAGTATAAGGAAATTGGGGCCGAGGGGAATCCGCTAGGAGATGACAACTGAAGGGGGCCATTAAGGAAGCATTTAGAGGCCAACGGCTCCACTGCGCCAGGCGCTGTATGAACATGGAAGGAAAAATCCCCTGGGCTTTCCCACGGCTTGCTGTGGGGAAGCAGTGTGGCGTAGTGGATAGAGAagtggactgggactcagtacatggggattctattcctggctctaacactggcctgctgtgtgattTGGGGCAAGTCACGGCCCTGTGCCtcaacttccccatctgtaaactggggataatgaTGCCGATCTtcgtaaaatgctttgagatcgaTAGCTGAAAAGCGCTATGGAAGGATTAGAGATGATCATTCTACCCTTGGCTTCCCAGGTCTTCTGGTTCGGCCCCATCATCGGTGCAGTCCTGGCCTCCCTGCTTTACAACTACTTCCTGTTCCCCTATTCGCTGAATGTCTCCGAGAGGGTAGCCATCGTGAAAGGCACCTACGAGCCAGAAGAGGAGTGGGAAGAGCAGAAGGAGCAAAGGACAAAGTCCATGGAGCTGACCTCCCCGTAAGAGCGATggctggaagggaaaacccaaaGAACAAGCCAAGACTCTCAATCTGTGGCCTCACAACCCAAAGACCAATAGTCTCGATATGCAAAAGAAGGGTGCATGTGATATCTGTGTATATACCCTGCGATTGTGAGGGTGACTGATACAAATATTCCTGGCCAAAGAATAGAGACCCACACCCAGAAGAAGGGGTCCCACCAACATCAGCCCTAGGCCAGACTGGCACTGACCCCCTGCGCCTCAGAAGGTCTTGTCAATGGCTGGAGTGTGCCAGGATTTTTAGCATTATGCAATTGTGCCTTAACTACTTGTCTTTGGGACGAGCCCCAGATCCGAACATTTCCCCCAATCCAAACAGCCCCAgactctctctttattttttacttttttggagggggggggggcattggtgGAGGTGATAACCTGGTCTGAATTTCAAAGCCCACCTCAACCTGGTCTGAATTTCACAGCCCACCTCAAATGGGTGTGGGTGATTTccactgatttttcttttaatgctCCACAGATACCCCAACGGGGtggcatgcagtgttgttgtagctgagttggtcccaggatattagagagacaaggtgggcaaggtgatatcttttattggaccagcttctgtgggtgagagagaccagcttccaagctacacagagctcttcctgaagAAACCCAGATGTGAAAAACAGTTCTGTGcacctcaaaagcttgtctctctcagctgTTACCTCGCCCGCCTTGTCTTTCACTTACAGGGTCAACACAACAGGGTCCCCTCGTGGTCCTGGATAATGGGAACGTGGACAGTCCTCTGTAGGGTCAGGGAGCCATTCAGTAGCTctttgtggggtggggtgggagtttAACAAGGGTGGGTATCTCTTAGAGACAGCCTGGCCTGAAGGGATTGGAGCGCCCATTTCTGTGGCCCCATAATTGGCTTTGGGGGTTGGGGGCAAATAAAAAGCCCATGAGAAACAAGCACAAGGCCTTTTGGATTATTCAGCTGCTGCTTTAGAAGAGTGTGACTAGGCCTCACCCCCATGCATTTGGTATCAGAGTGGCTggtatggggggcagggagatatCTTGATGATattcccttcccccgccccacccctgcccaagcagctgaaggtctctgggcttccccccTCAGCCGACATTTGTGTAGGGCTATACCCCACGGCACAACAGAgatgggaagtgggggagggacagagaaaggggagCAGGAAACAGAAGGAAGGAGATACAGCAAAGTGGGGAAAGGGCCGGGCGGATGGGTGAGATTAACAGGCCCAAGTCTTTCTGTCATCCCTAGGGCCCGGCGTCTTCTTGGCGGGGCTGGAAATTCGATTGTTCCCCAGCCACGAAGCACAAGGTCACAACTGCCCAATTGGGAGGTAGCCCGAGGAGCCAGGAAAGGCCTGTAACCTCAACAGTCCAGGCCCCTGGTTTGCTCCATAGTCCTGACGCCTTATCCCGTAAGCCCCAACCGCACCCCCAGCTTCTGCttgttttcttccccttcccttcccaagcTTCTCCCGAGAACCACTTAATACTGACTACGCTGTAAGGAATTAACCCGGGACAAGAGCCTTTCTCTGAATTACTCTCCAGCCTCTGCTTAGGCCCTTGGAAAGGGCAAGACAGCAAGTGGAAAGGAGGGAGACTAGGTGGTTTGTTGTAAAGGAGGCTGCTGCTTCTTCAGATGCGCTAATCTCCTCGCTAGTCTGCTGTGTCTTTACCTCCGTACAGCCGTATCCCTGACCTTTCGCAAAAGGCCAAGATACAAGCCGGAGACCGCATTCCTTGTGCGTCCAGGGCTCCCATTAAACCCCATGGAAGCTTGGgcgcctggggggtgggaggagaggagaaagggaTGGGACGCGGCCTAAGGGCCAGCATGGCTGGTTTCGACAGAGAGTTGTGGCAAATATATTTTCCCCATGGCGCATCCTACATCCCAAACCTTTATCCCCGGGGGAAGCTGTTCTTTCCTGCATTGGCTGGTGTCGGCGAGTCCTGTTTATTTGGTGCATGAAGGATATGATTTTGGACTTTGTACTTGtattattgtattatttattGTCAATAAAAGACACCACGGGTTAATCCTGAAAGCACAGCTGCCCCAGTgcctgatcatttttgttccgTGATGTGTCGCACTAACCCCGGGCAGCACCCCTGCTAAGCTCTATTaagcccattttgcagatggggaaattgaggtacaGCCGTGGGTTAATTTCCAGGCGAATTGTGGGCACTCAGCCCCTCTGCAAATTAGGTCCAAGGTGTGTCTTGGGTGGGCACTCAAAAAATAGAGGCCTGGGTACTCAGCAGctgcatggcagagctgggactggaattGTAAATGTGCTAAGAGTAGTCTGGTGTTGTGGTAGGCCTGCTCGCCCCATGACGAGATTTCAGAGCTGGCTTTGAGGCCAGGGTGCAAAAATCACCAGGGGATTATTTATATGTATGTTTTGTGGGGCATTTATTAAGGGAGATAAGAGGAAGAGCACAAGTACAGTTGTCAATGCTCCAGGATTGTCCCAGAGTTGCCAGGGAATTAAAGaggaatctttaattaaagaggacgtcatgtgatgaaacctcctgGAAgacgtccaaccaaaactggcaaccctaagcaCAAACAAATACTGGACAAGCGTCCCTCAAGGGCTCTCCCAGTTTGCCTCAGTCCTGAGCAGCCGGACTCTTTGCTGTTCCAGCCCTGGCTTCAGACACACGCAACTCGGCCAAATACACACCTTATTCCCAACCCACAATTCCTACCCTCTTGCCGTGCCAGTCCTGAGCTCATACACAACGCAGCTTAGCCAAATACACACCTTAATCCGGACCTTCCGCTGTTTGCTTGCttttccagttctgccactcGCATTTGCCAATGCACCTCATTCCTGTACCCCCCTGCTAGCCCACTCCTGGGCTTTCACCacaacagctctgccaatgcccctccatcctgacccacagcccctctgctattccagccccccccccacgcacagctgtgccgctgccccctcaatcctgacccacaattccctcctgcccccgctagcccacacagctgtaccaatgcccctccatcctgacccacagcccctctgctattccagccccccccccacgcacagctgtgccgctgccccctcaatcctgacccacaattccctcctgcccccgctaGCCCACACAGGTGTACCAATGCCCCtccatcctgacccacagcccctctgctattccagccctgtgtTGACCAATATATGATGGGCTAATTATATATATCTCACATTATCAATATGTATTTGTCACACCATGTATATTAATATGCATTAAGCACACAATATTAATACAACATTATATTGTATATATATTTCTAGCAGTTGCATGGCCTATGTCTTTCTATAATCCTATGCAGtttagttgtagccatgtcagtcccggGGTATTTGAGAGAGAAAGGGGGTGagataatctcttttattggaccaacttctgttggtgagagagacaagctttcaagccacacggGGCCGAGCTCTTCTTCtataatcctgttcacttatACTCTCTAGCCCAtaacactttgcaaagctgaaggcaatattggcattagaaaataAGAAATGTATCAAAGGCAAAAGACATGAATGTTCTATCCCGGTACCAGATGGGGAGGTACCTTCACAAATTAGTACCTGGAGTGCTGGTCTCCAAAACAAAGGTAAGCAAAAGTATAGAACAAGTTTAGGAACCGGTCCAAACTGATGGGCTGGATTTTATGGGATGTGCAAAGagttttgtaacttgtaaaaCCATCCACTCAATACTCCAAGCTGAAATGCGGAACTCGGGGAGCACGCCTTCCGCGTGTGGTGAATTTAACAACACTGCACGAGACGGCTTCCCAGAAACTGGTGTCATATTGCTTTCTTCTTGGACCGCACTATCATTGACTTTTGGCAATAAACTTTATTGATACAGATTATTTGGTCTCTGGAGACTGTATATTTCAtatatcgggggtagccgtgttagtctgtatccacaaaaacaacaaggagtctggtggcaccttaaagactaacagatttagttGGGCCTAagttttgcatctgaagaagtgaggtttttttacccacgaaagcttatgcccaaataaatctgttagtctttaaggtgccaccagactcctggttgtttttgtatatttcataatgaaccaaagtATGGTCAGGCAGTTGACTATGCAATTTACCAGCAcctggttacacacacacacacacacacacacacacacacacacatctgccaCTGTACCTCATTGCTGATTTTCAGCAACTCCTGCTGTTCCAGTCCGAGGCTCCCTGACACACAACTGAGCTGATCTACCTCCATCCTAGCCAGAAGCAAACCCCTCCTTCTATTCAGGCTCCACAGCATACCCCATTCTGATACCAGATACCTGTACATTTCCAAGGCCTCACTGGGCTGATCATGACAGGGCCACAGATATGATGCTCGATCGGGGTTAGACTGGCGGTGGGTAGATTTCCTGATGGAAGGCGCAAAATGTGGACAATGCTGATGTTCTGCTCATCACAAGAGCTTCTCCTGGTGGCTCTAGTGAATTAAGCTGACCAGAAGGGGCTAGACCCccttgtgtgggtctttcacaccagtgcaaatcacGACCATTCCAATCTAGCAGCGCTTTATACCCACTGGTGAAAGTGACTCCGTcaaggtgcagggcactgtgaCCCACAGGCCTGGCAATTCTGGGATGTTTGACAAGCGCTCGCCATGAGCAGCAGCACGGTCCAGCGTTAGGAGAGCTGGATTCATTACAAAAGCAGGTGTCTGTTCTTttacaggaggggaaactgaggcacggtgactggcccaaggtcaagGCAGTAGCAGAGGTGAGAATCATAGACTATAAAGCCAggaggggccattgtgatcacctCGACAActccctgtataacacagaccacatgactttcctgaattaattcctgtttgaactattgaagtggttcccaaactcccccgccccgccccgctaaGGACCCCTTTGGCATCTAACTAAATGTCCCAGATCCCTTTCATTTCTGGTACTACCAGAAtacccctgccagtgcaggaatGCCACCCCTACCCTGacagcatagaatatcagggttggaagggaccctcaggaggtcatctagtccaaccccttgctcaaagtaggaccaatccccagacagattttagccccagatccctaaacggccctctcaaggattgaacacacaaccctcagtttagcaggccagtgctcaaaccactgagctattcctcccccccataTGGTGTGGAGGCAGCCATTTTGAGAAAATGGCGTCCTCCATGTGGCAAAACTGCCAGAACACCCTTTTGGTGTATTCTGGCCCTGGCTCAAGGCCATGACCTCCCACGTAACCACGGCAGATCCCCCACGGAtccccactttgggaaccactgaactcGAGCCCTCGCTGAGGAGAGCCTACGCCGCCGGCGGCAATGAACTAGTTAGCTCCTCTGGTTCCTAGCCAAGCCCTAGCCATGTGGGGTGTGCTCATAAACCACATGTAGGGGTCAACCATGCCAGACGCTGGCGCCAGTTTGCAGTGTGGTCAAGGCCTAACGCAGCCTCCTGATCTGAAGGCCTCATCTACCGTATAGCTAGTACCATGGTAAATGTAACAAGGTGACGGATCTATCTGCATCCTGGCAGCTCCCATGCTGGCatttgggggggtgcagggagaacACTGAAGCTCCCCAACGCAGTTAAAACCATTGTGCCTGGAGACAGGACCAAGCGACGGTTCGATTGTGCTCCTTGCTTTGCTACAGCACTATTAATGCACAGGggtggagctagggtgaccagatgtcccgattttatagggacagtcccgatatttggggctttgtcttatataggtgcctattaccccccaccccgtcccgatttttcacacttgctgtctggttaccctaggtGGAGCGCAGCTGTGAACGTAGCCTCCGTGACTGGGACTCAAAACACGGAgggtctagtcccagctctgctcctatcCTGCTGCGTGACTTTGTGTAG encodes:
- the LOC135891671 gene encoding aquaporin-5-like, with protein sequence MCKEICTMAFLRAIIAEFLATMIFVFFGLGSALKWPSALPSILQISLAFGLAIGTLIQMFGHVSGAHINPAVTIAFLVGNHISFLRSVFYVVAQLVGAITGAGILYLVTPINTRGNLAVNALNNNTTPGQALVVEIILTFQLAMCIFASTDKRRTDVIGSPALSIGLSVTLGHLVGIYFTGCSMNPARSFAPAVVVTRFSTAHWVFWFGPIIGAVLASLLYNYFLFPYSLNVSERVAIVKGTYEPEEEWEEQKEQRTKSMELTSPARRLLGGAGNSIVPQPRSTRSQLPNWEVARGARKGL